ACGTTTTTGACCTTCTCGGAGTTTCCAACAGCATTTCATGTGGCTGCCGTTTCCTGTTAAAATCCTCACagtttttaacaaaacatttgaTTCTTTGTTCAAGTTCATTACCACCCTTAGCCCACGAAAACAGTTTTTTCTTTCTCTCCTCTTCCCTGTCTATTTTCAAACTGATTTCCTTCTGTTCCATTTTACTCATTTCCGCAAGTTCCCTACGCGACCTAGTTTGCTTTCTTTTATGGAGGCTAACCTCGTTCACAACAATAGGCATGACATCCGCAGCCTCAAGCACCTCGCCATCTTTGATCCTACGTTGTCGGACCGTGATAGGTCTCTGTGATTTTGGTCTCCGTTCAAGCCGTGGAAATGCCCGTTGACCAGATGGGCGTGCAAAGGCCGAGCGGACCTGTCGTTTTTGTGGATGTGGTGGCCGATTAGTGGACGAATTATCCTGTTTCGGTCTAGAATCATTAGGAATTTGCGCTGGAACTCGATGCCTAATTGGTGACGCAAATTTCTGCATGGAGAGAGCGAACATTGTCAGAGTATTCATGGCACGTCGTGGTTTGTCTGAATCTATATCACTACCTCTGGTATCACTGGTTGTGTCAGAATCTTCACGATTATTGCTAGTATTTATCCGATTCACATCATTACACAAATTATCCATACTTGTCTCTGCACTTTTGTCACTCATTTTATCCTTTCCACCCGAGAATAAACTCACAGAATCTGCAATCGCCCCTTTTTTGATGGCGTCACTTAATTGTTGCATGTTTTCTGCAACCTTTCGTGCTTCTTTAAGAGTTTCAGCCCGCTCCACACTAACACGATATCGCTCTCTGCCGATCTGGGCAAGTTTGCTTTCCAGTTCGCTATCGAGAATCTCATTTTCGAAATAAGTTTCACTATAATCTAGTTTGATCCCTATCCCAGACTCGTGCTCCTGAACAGGTTTCTTTGTTTTCAACATCGTGCTAAGTTAATATACAGATCGTTCAATGCAATGACATGTATCACGCAAAACAAGTGCGTGTCAATATTTATACATCAAGTATCACGTGATGCTTTCAACACAATACCTTCATCTAGATCCCAGTGCACCAATTAAATAGCGTGTTACACATATCGGTAATGTCACCATTAGCAAGCCGGTTAATTATAAAGttaaaatgatatcaatttataatGAAGGAGGTTGGCACTTTACCCATACAATTAATCTATACAGTAACTTCAGTTAAATGACGATGAGAAATAAATCCGTTTTAAAATTATATGCTGCATTTTAAAAACGAGCTTGTCGATATTGTATGACATACACAGAATTTTTCAGATCCTTTTTTCTGTAAATTCTAATTTTCTGAAGGTTTGTTCGGTTTGAAGTCTACATTGATTGCATCACATGTAGGTTTGAATTGGCCGATTTTAACAGAAAATTCCAAAATGTCTATAGAACAGTAATAGGTGATTCATTGTACAGAAGTCTCACATGGATTGTTGATATCTGAAAATAAAtgagataaaaatgaaataattatgttttaaagcCATTGTTACAACAGTTCCTATTACTGATATATGATGTTTATTGATTTACatttgttataatatttattcatcatgatatcaatattttgtaaaggtAGGTTATTTCAAGTACATGATTTTATAAATCATCTTCGatagaatgaaaataaataatacatgtacataatataataaGGTATATAGTACTTGAGTTATATTTAATCGTAATACTATTAATAATAATCGATAATGAACGCATATGAATAAAACCAACATATTACAAAAGATCTCGTGATTCGttcatattttacaatttattacTTATTATGTTGCAGAAATGAAACTTATGAAATGTAGCATTACGTCAAACTGAagttaatatatgaatataaatactACTATTCGCATAAAGAAATCTTATACAAATGCATTGTAGATGCACTTTGAATGTAATCCAGTATTTTCTTTACAAAgatgtaatatttaaaaaaatagtgtcTTTCGGTGTCGGAAACCAAGGCATTCAAAatatactaaatattgtacGTAAGTGAGAGAATGagagtgaaaaaaatgtttgtttctcTTGTATttgtacggcggcgtattagggccactacatatttttttttatcttgtacgtacaagttagtatcttgtacgtacaagttaatatcttgtacgtacaagatactaacttgtacgtacaagatattaagttgtacgtacaagatactaacttgtacgtacaagatactaagttgtacgtacaagatactaacttgtacgtacaagatactaagttgtacgtacaagatactaacttgtacgtacaagatactaagttgtacgtacaagatattaacttgtacgtacaagattaaaaaaaaatatgtagtgGCCCTAATATGCCGCCGTATATTTGTCCTTGTATACTGTGAAAAAAAAGctgataaaaatgtatttcaaatgaaaaaaaaaaacaaaaaaaacacttCAAACAACTACAGCGGGAATGTCATCTCAATAATACAACTAAGTGGTTAAATACttttaatacaaaaacaatatcTGCAAGACAGCAGAGCATCTGTTAAAGTTCACTCATTTGGATACCCCGAAATGAAACCATTAAGATCCACGAGCAAAAAccattttgaaacatttaaaattttgatggtTTCTAAacgaatattaaaatatttgaccTTCAGAAATTATCAGGTAAAACTGATCGGCACGGCCTTTCAAAATAATTACCTTAATTATGGTTTAATGTTAAGATTACGTCAGACATTTACAGGTATACTGAATATGTAATATGTGAATCGGTGCATGTTTTAATTGAATGTATATCTGTCATGTAGGCACGTGATCGAAGGTGACGAAACAGTCCTAATTCAGCATTTTGGCACTGCATCAAACGATTATTGCAAGACAATTTAGGGGTTTTTAGTTCGGAGGTCCAAAAGAATACTTTTTATTTCGCatcaaatttcaaatggtgtaatttaaacacaatttaacGATTTCTGATATCTAGGTAGATTgtttataaattgaaaaaaaccaTGAAAATGTTCACCTTTAGTAACCATTAAAAAATGTCGAAGACTCGTAGGGAAAATGGGCAGAAACTACATTCTGAAAGCTTATTAATTACCTACAACTTGTCTTACGGGTGATATCAGAAATCTAAAACTATGCCTAAAACCTAAAACCTGAATTATCAGAGGATTTCTATCAGATTTACTTTGGATCAGCTTTAAGGATGTGATACTAAATATTTTGGttaaagtacaatgtattttctCTATACACTGTATTCATTTTGACGATTGAAAAGAAAGttagttatgatttttttttaatttcatttttttcgacTTTTGTGACAATCATTTCCACGTTGGTGATGATAACCAGTGTCGCATCGATATTGATATATCAAGCGTTTGCCATTATTCTTAAGAACCATTGGTGTATTTCTAGTCCTTATTATTggctatttcatttttttatcttttttttatagaatGTTCGAAAACACATCTTGaggtaaattttgatttatcgAAACTCATGTTTTCCACtgaaatacataatacatattttatataagttatttaaatgataaaatctaaaaataaaataaaatcaagtcTAGACACATGTTCATCTAAAGACCATCAATCAAACACATCCGATATCAGAGTACCGTGTGTGGTGTTATAACATAACTCGATGTGATAACTTGTAATGATTAATTCATATTACGGAACGACGTATTGAGTATAGTCAtgatttgttgatttttgttatAGGATATTCATAGGTTTCTTATGTCAACTACATCATAATACCACACAAAGTAATGAATATATTGACATTAAATTGTGTtctctttgatattttatatttattgtaaatcttTTATGCAAATATAGTTAAGTGGTGTCAAATACCACAGTTTAAAACCACCACGACCCCAGCGTCTCCTTGTTAAAAGAGTCCATAATTTCTGAAGCTATTGAGTCAGTGAAAGTGATGTATTTCTTCGTAAGTTTGCTGAACATGGTTTGTAATTAAACCTCAATAGGAATTCCACATACGATACCATATAACGTATTGACAGACTAACAAAGGCATTGgtaaaaaactttatatttattacGCTATACCTGATGTTGGCAGGCATTTAATATAATTTGGTAATAGAAGCCTTAGTCGACTCCTTCGTGCCAAGTAGTCATTAGATACTGAAACCCCGGATCGTACGTCTCTGTGTACCTAACGCAAACATCTGTGAGATATATTGACAACGGATTAGGCCAGGAAGTGATATATTTGTATGCCGATTGCTTAATGAAAGTTCTAATAATTAATGATATAGAATTATTTATCTCCAAATACTGTAAATGTGGATCGTTTcgttaataaattataaatgaaaTCACATTTCATACTGTTTTTGTGGTATAATTTTCACTCTCAATTTTGGTCTACTTATTCACATTTCAAAACtaaaaaagatatgaaaaatatgctCGCGACTGGACATTATTAAAGATGTCTAATGAAAGAGAATTGTGGATAATTCCACTTTTACAAATGTAGAATAGATACACCAATTATGAACAAATCTATTATGATTCAGTgtgttttacatgtatcaataaataacattatCAACATCTAAACGTTGTCTGTCAGTTGGCACAAAACACATAGCTATTGATAGAAATCCAAATGCAAAAGGTATTGTAGAATTAAGCGATACCTCATTCTGCTAAGATAAGATATTTCTTTTATCGATATCAATATTACCTTTTGTAACAATATAAGGAAGTGCAAATTAAACCGGATCTAGGTACACTCAAAGTCTTAAATTGTCAGCTGTCGGAAAAGTATGAACGGCTTTAAAAACAGGAATAAAGTTTTTTCACATAAAATAGCGTAATATGATTAAAACATACGGTCTAaggaatttgaaatatttatctaaGAAGTGAAATAAAATCGATATTGTGCATCTTAGTGTCAATACTTGTACGTAATGACTTATAAAAGATGGACCAAATAAGCTTCTTTATACTCGAGTCGATTGATAAGTTAGAGGTACTCCCgataaaaatgttgatattgCGATTTCTCCCAGCTGAGGATTTACCACATGCTAATAAAGTTGTCAAATGAATTTTGGTATTTCACCATTCTTGCCAATGACAATAACCTTGCATTGAATTCGTCTCAATAAATAGATGCAACATCACATTATTCCAATCGGCTTGTCACGGTTAAACTTTATGTGTGTAAACCCCTAGACAGTggtattacacatatatacatacgtTCTCCACAATATATCACGGTTAAGCCCTTTGATGAACGCAGTGACACTTTAACTATTCCTATCAAACACATCCGTAAAAGGCTCGTATTTCTACTGGAATATTTAAAAACCAAATAACGGTTAATGGAACAAATGTCCTATTTGGTATGATCATTAAAAACTACGGCAAATATTCGGAACGTTATTTAAGCTTGTGATCTGAaccaaaaatgttaaaatcgaattatttcagaaaaatatgTCTATGCGTAGCAGATGAGTAGGTAAAAGGGGCAATTGCCTATATCTTGATTACAACTGAGGTATTTTTACTCATATATACGTTACAGGCACCTGATGCCTGGTTAAACTTAAAACTTCCAGGACCATTTAattgtatacaaaatatatacaaaatatcttaatGTGTTAGTCTTACCAAATCACTTTGGATACTTGATTGTGTGTATACAATACAGTCAATCAGTTACATGATGTTGGCAAGTGCAACCTACGGAAAAGAGTCTTACTTTTTATGTGATCCATtgtatatcaaacattttactAATAGCAAATGGAATcgaaatattaaaattgaaatgagTGGTGGCAATACATCCGATATCAATATTGCTCGATCCCtagaaatgataattataaCAAATGGTTCATATCCTTAGTTAACAGCAATAGCAATGTGACCTATTTGTGTAACAGATTACATGGTGGATTCACGTGTAACTGTATTACGAACCATTTGCAATGTTGAATAATTATATGAAACACGCATAAGGTCTGTTAAATATTTTCGTCTCAATATCTCCTGTCGGATGCCAAAATGAATAGTGTTTGTTGACGCTTTGGTATGTTTACTAGAACATGTAACACACAACATGTAGGAAGTGCGTTCTTAACTTGTCAATTCTAATGATGTCTTTCTAGATTAGATCAAGGATGAAATCTTTCTTTTGGTCGTCAATATTTCTCTAAGAAATAGACGCTGAGTTATTCCATTTCCGTTGTATTTAAATCTTCGTGAGAAAAATATTCTACGTGTATGTAAATTCCACTGTGTGAAGGCAGAGTCATCGATAGAGGGGTGTTAATGTACCCGTAGACAAACTACAGACATTGTGTCAATACCAGGAGGCGGGGTGGAAGGCTGATAATGTTTACAATTTCAAATGTTATGAATAAGGATACATGTTTAAATCCGGAATCTATAGGTGTATTAGGaatgtatatcaatgtacaaGACGATCGGGTCATTACATTTGATCTTTTCTACTTCATGAGAGTTAAGCGAGTGAGAAAACTCACTTTGGCTTCTTAAGGCCAtccctgtatatctataattcAACGTTTGGTTTAAAGAATTATAAACAAGGGTCTGGATTATACTATAACTTTACTCAAAAATAGTTTGTAACGTTGGccaaaatatcaacaacaacaacaacaagaatGTTTCTCATCAGTACCAAATAAAACCAGAGCGAATCAAGTTATTTCGTAGGTGTTTCTGAACATTTTAGGCAGAATTTCAAGTGAAATgaagccatatatatatatatatattttacttaccTATAATGTAACTATTGTTGAATGATACCACGCAAGATACATGCATAGACAATATATACACCATGAAAACcaaacagagaaaaaaatatcgttCAAATGAATTTCGAAACTATGATATTAATACTGTGATTTATGTGTGTACATCCTACCATAAACCGTCAATATCTGATAACGTCAGGTAGTGGTACAGTATGGCCAGGTGCTGATCATCAATTGATTAGTGTTCTATGGATAGGACAGAGTGTCCTTGAATGACTAAAAAATGTAACTATAGGATATCAGATAAAATCAAACCTATGGTagtataatacattatataaaatctcaatGCTGAGTACCTTAGAGAGAGATAGATTCACTCCGACTTAATGTTATGTGCAATTATCATTGATAAAGATCAcaaatgatattgattttttttcttaaatattctaaatttattaacataaaatatggaTATACATGTCTCTAATGTACCATTGTAAAAtgcaattttcatatatatcatgCGGAGGCTCTGGAAAAGAGATACGTTATTGCACAAATGGTAATGTctgagaaaacaatgtgaaaacGTGCTTCTGTGAGGTAATACTTCATAGTAAGTAAGAAAACACGAGTATGACACAATCTCCTAAAACACACATTC
The nucleotide sequence above comes from Argopecten irradians isolate NY chromosome 1, Ai_NY, whole genome shotgun sequence. Encoded proteins:
- the LOC138331112 gene encoding uncharacterized protein — protein: MLKTKKPVQEHESGIGIKLDYSETYFENEILDSELESKLAQIGRERYRVSVERAETLKEARKVAENMQQLSDAIKKGAIADSVSLFSGGKDKMSDKSAETSMDNLCNDVNRINTSNNREDSDTTSDTRGSDIDSDKPRRAMNTLTMFALSMQKFASPIRHRVPAQIPNDSRPKQDNSSTNRPPHPQKRQVRSAFARPSGQRAFPRLERRPKSQRPITVRQRRIKDGEVLEAADVMPIVVNEVSLHKRKQTRSRRELAEMSKMEQKEISLKIDREEERKKKLFSWAKGGNELEQRIKCFVKNCEDFNRKRQPHEMLLETPRRSKTSMY